A section of the Anas acuta unplaced genomic scaffold, bAnaAcu1.1 SCAFFOLD_341, whole genome shotgun sequence genome encodes:
- the LOC137849229 gene encoding uncharacterized protein isoform X18: MSSNLLDLLEVLQATTSKIEVLQPNLVSPNVPKFVSPNLLEVLQPIPTSSNLLDLLQPMSSNLLQVLQAMFSKVEVLQPISTSSNLLHLLHPTSFNLLEVLQAMFSKVEVLQLIPTSSNLQKLFQPTSSTLLEVLQAMSSNLEVLQPIPTSSNLLNVLQLLASNLLEILQPIPTSPNLLQPMSSTPIEVLQPISTSSNLLHLFSSTLLEVLQPMSSNLEVLHPIPTSSNLLNLLHLFSSNLLEVLHPIPTSSTLLNLLQPMSSTPVEVLQPIPLSSNLLQLFSSNVLQVLQPILMSSNLLDLLHPTSSNLLEVLQLLSSTLFEVLQPIPTSPNLLNLLELLSSNLLDVLRAMFSKVEVLQPIPTFSNLLHPTSSNLLEVLQAMSSKVEVLQPISTSSNLLNLLQPMSSTPVEVLQPIPTSSNLLQLFSSNVLQVLQPILMSSNLLDLLHPTSSNVLQVLQPIPTSSILQELFQPMSSKLIEVLQAMSSNLEVLHPIPTSSNLFKVLQLLASNLLDLHPTSSNVLEVLQAMFSNLEVLHPIPTFSNLLQPMSSNVLQFLHPISTSSNLLQVLQLLASNVFKLLHPIPTSSNLLQLLSSNLFEVLQAMSSTLEVLQPIPTFSNLLHPTSSNLLEVLQLLPSNLDVLQPIPTSSNLLNLLQPTSSNLLEVLQAMSSNLDVLHPIPMSSNLIDLLQLFSSTLLEVLHPLPTSSTLLHLFSSPLPDLLQPLPTPLPLLPLPPRPPPPPRRLPPGPPGHPLHFGHLLPRFGSHAGRLLPRGPPGRRGLPPGPPPPPPPPPPLPPRLPGPPLPPIVPPNPPGGGRRRRGLGPPLPGGRFGGDAGHRLGGPPGHPLGPGRALGLRPLGHQGHRAPPGRVPPPGGPEPGPGGPGGPVAGDFGQGLGGRLEPPRAGAPLGNGGALGGGGPLGGAVSGFWGPAGRFWGPPRGFGGHLRGFWGPQGGFWGPPAGFWGLSGGVWGPPAGFWGPRGGFWGLPGGFWGPPDGFWGPPRGFWGPPGGPQGG; the protein is encoded by the exons ATGTCCTCCAACCTCCTTGACCTCCTCGAGGTCCTCCAAGCCACGACCTCCAAAATCGAGGTCCTCCAACCCAACCTtgtgtccccaaatgtccccaaatttGTGTCCCCAAACCTCCTTGAGGTCCTCCAACCCATCCCAACCTCCTCCAACCTCCTTGACCTTCTCCAACCCATGTCCTCCAACCTCCTCCAGGTCCTCCAAGCCATGTTCTCAAAGGTTGAGGTCCTCCAACCCATCTCCACCTCCTCCaacctcctccacctcctccaccccACCTCCTTCAACCTCCTTGAG GTCCTCCAAGCCATGTTCTCAAAAGTTGAGGTCCTCCAACTCATCCCAACCTCCTCCAACCTCCAAAAACTCTTCCAGCCCACATCCTCCACCCTCCTTGAGGTCCTCCAAGCCATGTCCTCAAACCTTGAG GTCCTCCAACCCATCCCAACCTCCTCCAACCTCCTCAATGTCCTCCAACTCTTGGCCTCCAACCTCCTTGAGATCCTCCAACCCATCCCAACCTCCCCCAACCTCCTCCAACCCATGTCCTCCACCCCCATTGAGGTCCTCCAACCCATCTCCACCTCCTCCAACCTCCTCCACCTCTTCTCCTCCACCCTCCTCGAGGTCCTCCAACCCATGTCCTCCAACCTCGAGGTCCTCCACCCCATCCCAACCTCCTCCAACCTCCTCAACCTCCTCCACCTCTTCTCCTCCAACCTCCTTGAGGTCCTCCACCCCATCCCAACCTCCTCAACCCTCCTCAACCTCCTCCAACCCATGTCCTCCACCCCCGTTGAGGTCCTCCAACCCATCCCCTTGTCCTCCAACCTCCTCCAACTCTTCTCCTCCAACGTTCTCCAGGTCCTCCAACCCATCCTCATGTCCTCCAACCTCCTTGACCTCCTCCACCCCACATCCTCCAACCTCCTTGAGGTCCTCCAACTCTTGTCCTCAACCCTCTTTGAGGTCCTCCAACCCATCCCAACCTCCCCCAACCTCCTCAACCTCCTTGAACTCTTGTCCTCCAACCTCCTTGATGTCCTCCGAGCCATGTTCTCAAAAGTTGAGGTCCTCCAACCCATCCCAACCTTCTCCAACCTCCTCCACCCCACATCCTCCAACCTCCTTGAGGTCCTCCAAGCCATGTCCTCAAAGGTTGAGGTCCTCCAACCCATCTCTACCTCCTCCAACCTCCTCAACCTCCTCCAACCCATGTCCTCCACCCCCGTTGAGGTCCTCCAACCCATCCCAACCTCCTCCAACCTCCTCCAACTCTTCTCCTCCAACGTTCTCCAGGTCCTCCAACCCATCCTCATGTCCTCCAACCTCCTTGACCTCCTCCACCCCACATCCTCCAACGTCCTCCAGGTCCTCCAAcccatccccacctcctccaTCCTCCAAGAACTCTTCCAACCCATGTCCTCAAAGCTCATCGAGGTCCTCCAAGCCATGTCCTCAAACCTCGAGGTCCTCCACCCCATCCCAACCTCCTCCAACCTCTTCAAGGTCCTCCAACTCTTGGCCTCCAACCTCCTTGACCTCCACCCCACATCCTCCAATGTCCTTGAGGTCCTCCAAGCCATGTTCTCAAACCTTGAGGTCCTCCACCCCATCCCAACCTTCTCCAACCTCCTCCAACCCATGTCCTCCAATGTCCTCCAGTTCCTCCACCCCATCTCCACCTCCTCCAACCTCCTCCAGGTCCTCCAACTCTTGGCCTCCAATGTCTTCAAGCTCCTCCACCCCATCCCAACCTCCTCCAACCTCCTCCAACTCTTGTCCTCCAACCTCTTTGAGGTCCTCCAAGCCATGTCCTCCACCCTTGAGGTCCTCCAACCCATCCCAACCTTCTCCAACCTCCTCCACCCCACATCCTCCAACCTCCTTGAGGTCCTCCAACTCTTGCCCTCCAACCTTGATGTCCTCCAACCCATCCCAACCTCCTCCAACCTCCTCAACCTCCTCCAACCCACATCCTCCAACCTCCTCGAGGTTCTCCAAGCCATGTCCTCAAACCTTGACGTCCtccaccccatccccatgtcctcCAACCTCATTGACCTCCTCCAACTCTTCTCCTCCACCCTCCTTGAGGtcctccaccccctccccacctcctccaccctcctccacctcttctcctcccccctccccgaccTCCTCCaacccctccccacccccttgcCCTTactccctctccccccacgacctcctcctcctccccgacGGCTCCCCCCCGGGCCTCCCGGCCACCCGCTCCATTTTGGCCACCTCCTCCCCCGTTTTGGAAGCCATGCTGGCCGGCTCCTTCCCCGAGGCCCACCAGGACGCCGTGGCCTTCCTCCaggccccccgccgccccctcctcctcctcctccactacCTCCACGGCTGCCGgggccccccctgcccccaatTGTCCCCCCCAATCCACCCGGGGGCGGCCGACGGCGCCGTGGCCTTGGCCCGCCGCTACCTGGTGGCCGGTTTGGAGGGGACGCTGGCCACCGCCTTGGTGGCCCCCCCGGCCACCCTCTGGGCCCTGGCCGAGCGTTGGGCTTGCGTCCCCTTGGCCACCAGGGCCACCGGGCTCCTCCTGGccgggtcccccccccgggTGGCCCGGAGCCTGGCCCAGGTGGCCCGGGTGGCCCGGTGGCCGGGGATTTTGGCCAAGGCCTTGGCGGTCGCCTTGAGCCCCCCCGGGCTGGGGCCCCGCTTGGAAATgggggagccctggggggggggggaccccttGGTGGGGCCGTTTCGGGGTTTTGGGGACCTGcggggaggttttggggacccccccgagGATTTGGGGGACACCTCCGAGGATTttggggaccccaaggggggttttggggacccCCAGCAGGATTTTGGGGACTCTCagggggggtttggggacccCCAGCGGGATTTTGGGGACCCCgaggggggttttggggactcccagggggattttggggaccTCCAGATggattttggggacccccccgagGATTTTGGGGACCTCCAGGAGGACCTCAAGGAGGTTGA
- the LOC137849229 gene encoding uncharacterized protein isoform X10, translating into MSSNLLDLLEVLQATTSKIEVLQPNLVSPNVPKFVSPNLLEVLQPIPTSSNLLDLLQPMSSNLLQVLQAMFSKVEVLQPISTSSNLLHLLHPTSFNLLEVLQPILMSSNLLDLLQFLSSNLLKVLQAMFSKVEVLQLIPTSSNLQKLFQPTSSTLLEVLQAMSSNLEVLQPIPTSSNLLNVLQLLASNLLEILQPIPTSPNLLQPMSSTPIEVLQPISTSSNLLHLFSSTLLEVLQPMSSNLEVLHPIPTSSNLLNLLHLFSSNLLEVLHPIPTSSTLLNLLQPMSSTPVEVLQPIPLSSNLLQLFSSNVLQVLQPILMSSNLLDLLHPTSSNLLEVLQLLSSTLFEVLQPIPTSPNLLNLLELLSSNLLDVLRAMFSKVEVLQPIPTFSNLLHPTSSNLLEVLQAMSSKVEVLQPISTSSNLLNLLQPMSSTPVEVLQPIPTSSNLLQLFSSNVLQVLQPILMSSNLLDLLHPTSSNVLQVLQPIPTSSILQELFQPMSSKLIEVLQAMSSNLEVLHPIPTSSNLFKVLQLLASNLLDLHPTSSNVLEVLQAMFSNLEVLHPIPTFSNLLQPMSSNVLQFLHPISTSSNLLQVLQLLASNVFKLLHPIPTSSNLLQLLSSNLFEVLQAMSSTLEVLQPIPTFSNLLHPTSSNLLEVLQLLPSNLDVLQPIPTSSNLLNLLQPTSSNLLEVLQAMSSNLDVLHPIPMSSNLIDLLQLFSSTLLEVLHPLPTSSTLLHLFSSPLPDLLQPLPTPLPLLPLPPRPPPPPRRLPPGPPGHPLHFGHLLPRFGSHAGRLLPRGPPGRRGLPPGPPPPPPPPPPLPPRLPGPPLPPIVPPNPPGGGRRRRGLGPPLPGGRFGGDAGHRLGGPPGHPLGPGRALGLRPLGHQGHRAPPGRVPPPGGPEPGPGGPGGPVAGDFGQGLGGRLEPPRAGAPLGNGGALGGGGPLGGAVSGFWGPAGRFWGPPRGFGGHLRGFWGPQGGFWGPPAGFWGLSGGVWGPPAGFWGPRGGFWGLPGGFWGPPDGFWGPPRGFWGPPGGPQGG; encoded by the exons ATGTCCTCCAACCTCCTTGACCTCCTCGAGGTCCTCCAAGCCACGACCTCCAAAATCGAGGTCCTCCAACCCAACCTtgtgtccccaaatgtccccaaatttGTGTCCCCAAACCTCCTTGAGGTCCTCCAACCCATCCCAACCTCCTCCAACCTCCTTGACCTTCTCCAACCCATGTCCTCCAACCTCCTCCAGGTCCTCCAAGCCATGTTCTCAAAGGTTGAGGTCCTCCAACCCATCTCCACCTCCTCCaacctcctccacctcctccaccccACCTCCTTCAACCTCCTTGAG GTCCTCCAACCCATCCTCATGTCCTCCAACCTCCTCGACCTCCTCCAATTCTTGTCCTCCAACCTCCTCAAG GTCCTCCAAGCCATGTTCTCAAAAGTTGAGGTCCTCCAACTCATCCCAACCTCCTCCAACCTCCAAAAACTCTTCCAGCCCACATCCTCCACCCTCCTTGAGGTCCTCCAAGCCATGTCCTCAAACCTTGAG GTCCTCCAACCCATCCCAACCTCCTCCAACCTCCTCAATGTCCTCCAACTCTTGGCCTCCAACCTCCTTGAGATCCTCCAACCCATCCCAACCTCCCCCAACCTCCTCCAACCCATGTCCTCCACCCCCATTGAGGTCCTCCAACCCATCTCCACCTCCTCCAACCTCCTCCACCTCTTCTCCTCCACCCTCCTCGAGGTCCTCCAACCCATGTCCTCCAACCTCGAGGTCCTCCACCCCATCCCAACCTCCTCCAACCTCCTCAACCTCCTCCACCTCTTCTCCTCCAACCTCCTTGAGGTCCTCCACCCCATCCCAACCTCCTCAACCCTCCTCAACCTCCTCCAACCCATGTCCTCCACCCCCGTTGAGGTCCTCCAACCCATCCCCTTGTCCTCCAACCTCCTCCAACTCTTCTCCTCCAACGTTCTCCAGGTCCTCCAACCCATCCTCATGTCCTCCAACCTCCTTGACCTCCTCCACCCCACATCCTCCAACCTCCTTGAGGTCCTCCAACTCTTGTCCTCAACCCTCTTTGAGGTCCTCCAACCCATCCCAACCTCCCCCAACCTCCTCAACCTCCTTGAACTCTTGTCCTCCAACCTCCTTGATGTCCTCCGAGCCATGTTCTCAAAAGTTGAGGTCCTCCAACCCATCCCAACCTTCTCCAACCTCCTCCACCCCACATCCTCCAACCTCCTTGAGGTCCTCCAAGCCATGTCCTCAAAGGTTGAGGTCCTCCAACCCATCTCTACCTCCTCCAACCTCCTCAACCTCCTCCAACCCATGTCCTCCACCCCCGTTGAGGTCCTCCAACCCATCCCAACCTCCTCCAACCTCCTCCAACTCTTCTCCTCCAACGTTCTCCAGGTCCTCCAACCCATCCTCATGTCCTCCAACCTCCTTGACCTCCTCCACCCCACATCCTCCAACGTCCTCCAGGTCCTCCAAcccatccccacctcctccaTCCTCCAAGAACTCTTCCAACCCATGTCCTCAAAGCTCATCGAGGTCCTCCAAGCCATGTCCTCAAACCTCGAGGTCCTCCACCCCATCCCAACCTCCTCCAACCTCTTCAAGGTCCTCCAACTCTTGGCCTCCAACCTCCTTGACCTCCACCCCACATCCTCCAATGTCCTTGAGGTCCTCCAAGCCATGTTCTCAAACCTTGAGGTCCTCCACCCCATCCCAACCTTCTCCAACCTCCTCCAACCCATGTCCTCCAATGTCCTCCAGTTCCTCCACCCCATCTCCACCTCCTCCAACCTCCTCCAGGTCCTCCAACTCTTGGCCTCCAATGTCTTCAAGCTCCTCCACCCCATCCCAACCTCCTCCAACCTCCTCCAACTCTTGTCCTCCAACCTCTTTGAGGTCCTCCAAGCCATGTCCTCCACCCTTGAGGTCCTCCAACCCATCCCAACCTTCTCCAACCTCCTCCACCCCACATCCTCCAACCTCCTTGAGGTCCTCCAACTCTTGCCCTCCAACCTTGATGTCCTCCAACCCATCCCAACCTCCTCCAACCTCCTCAACCTCCTCCAACCCACATCCTCCAACCTCCTCGAGGTTCTCCAAGCCATGTCCTCAAACCTTGACGTCCtccaccccatccccatgtcctcCAACCTCATTGACCTCCTCCAACTCTTCTCCTCCACCCTCCTTGAGGtcctccaccccctccccacctcctccaccctcctccacctcttctcctcccccctccccgaccTCCTCCaacccctccccacccccttgcCCTTactccctctccccccacgacctcctcctcctccccgacGGCTCCCCCCCGGGCCTCCCGGCCACCCGCTCCATTTTGGCCACCTCCTCCCCCGTTTTGGAAGCCATGCTGGCCGGCTCCTTCCCCGAGGCCCACCAGGACGCCGTGGCCTTCCTCCaggccccccgccgccccctcctcctcctcctccactacCTCCACGGCTGCCGgggccccccctgcccccaatTGTCCCCCCCAATCCACCCGGGGGCGGCCGACGGCGCCGTGGCCTTGGCCCGCCGCTACCTGGTGGCCGGTTTGGAGGGGACGCTGGCCACCGCCTTGGTGGCCCCCCCGGCCACCCTCTGGGCCCTGGCCGAGCGTTGGGCTTGCGTCCCCTTGGCCACCAGGGCCACCGGGCTCCTCCTGGccgggtcccccccccgggTGGCCCGGAGCCTGGCCCAGGTGGCCCGGGTGGCCCGGTGGCCGGGGATTTTGGCCAAGGCCTTGGCGGTCGCCTTGAGCCCCCCCGGGCTGGGGCCCCGCTTGGAAATgggggagccctggggggggggggaccccttGGTGGGGCCGTTTCGGGGTTTTGGGGACCTGcggggaggttttggggacccccccgagGATTTGGGGGACACCTCCGAGGATTttggggaccccaaggggggttttggggacccCCAGCAGGATTTTGGGGACTCTCagggggggtttggggacccCCAGCGGGATTTTGGGGACCCCgaggggggttttggggactcccagggggattttggggaccTCCAGATggattttggggacccccccgagGATTTTGGGGACCTCCAGGAGGACCTCAAGGAGGTTGA
- the LOC137849229 gene encoding uncharacterized protein isoform X32, giving the protein MSSNLLDLLEVLQATTSKIEVLQPNLVSPNVPKFVSPNLLEVLQPIPTSSNLLDLLQPMSSNLLQVLQAMFSKVEVLQPIPTFSNLLQPMSSTVFKVLQPIPTSSNLLNVLQLLASNLLEILQPIPTSPNLLQPMSSTPIEVLQPISTSSNLLHLFSSTLLEVLQPMSSNLEVLHPIPTSSNLLNLLHLFSSNLLEVLHPIPTSSTLLNLLQPMSSTPVEVLQPIPLSSNLLQLFSSNVLQVLQPILMSSNLLDLLHPTSSNLLEVLQLLSSTLFEVLQPIPTSPNLLNLLELLSSNLLDVLRAMFSKVEVLQPIPTFSNLLHPTSSNLLEVLQAMSSKVEVLQPISTSSNLLNLLQPMSSTPVEVLQPIPTSSNLLQLFSSNVLQVLQPILMSSNLLDLLHPTSSNVLQVLQPIPTSSILQELFQPMSSKLIEVLQAMSSNLEVLHPIPTSSNLFKVLQLLASNLLDLHPTSSNVLEVLQAMFSNLEVLHPIPTFSNLLQPMSSNVLQFLHPISTSSNLLQVLQLLASNVFKLLHPIPTSSNLLQLLSSNLFEVLQAMSSTLEVLQPIPTFSNLLHPTSSNLLEVLQLLPSNLDVLQPIPTSSNLLNLLQPTSSNLLEVLQAMSSNLDVLHPIPMSSNLIDLLQLFSSTLLEVLHPLPTSSTLLHLFSSPLPDLLQPLPTPLPLLPLPPRPPPPPRRLPPGPPGHPLHFGHLLPRFGSHAGRLLPRGPPGRRGLPPGPPPPPPPPPPLPPRLPGPPLPPIVPPNPPGGGRRRRGLGPPLPGGRFGGDAGHRLGGPPGHPLGPGRALGLRPLGHQGHRAPPGRVPPPGGPEPGPGGPGGPVAGDFGQGLGGRLEPPRAGAPLGNGGALGGGGPLGGAVSGFWGPAGRFWGPPRGFGGHLRGFWGPQGGFWGPPAGFWGLSGGVWGPPAGFWGPRGGFWGLPGGFWGPPDGFWGPPRGFWGPPGGPQGG; this is encoded by the exons ATGTCCTCCAACCTCCTTGACCTCCTCGAGGTCCTCCAAGCCACGACCTCCAAAATCGAGGTCCTCCAACCCAACCTtgtgtccccaaatgtccccaaatttGTGTCCCCAAACCTCCTTGAGGTCCTCCAACCCATCCCAACCTCCTCCAACCTCCTTGACCTTCTCCAACCCATGTCCTCCAACCTCCTCCAGGTCCTCCAAGCCATGTTCTCAAAGGTTGAG GTCCTCCAACCCATCCCAACCTTCTCCAACCTCCTCCAACCCATGTCCTCAACCGTCTTCAAG GTCCTCCAACCCATCCCAACCTCCTCCAACCTCCTCAATGTCCTCCAACTCTTGGCCTCCAACCTCCTTGAGATCCTCCAACCCATCCCAACCTCCCCCAACCTCCTCCAACCCATGTCCTCCACCCCCATTGAGGTCCTCCAACCCATCTCCACCTCCTCCAACCTCCTCCACCTCTTCTCCTCCACCCTCCTCGAGGTCCTCCAACCCATGTCCTCCAACCTCGAGGTCCTCCACCCCATCCCAACCTCCTCCAACCTCCTCAACCTCCTCCACCTCTTCTCCTCCAACCTCCTTGAGGTCCTCCACCCCATCCCAACCTCCTCAACCCTCCTCAACCTCCTCCAACCCATGTCCTCCACCCCCGTTGAGGTCCTCCAACCCATCCCCTTGTCCTCCAACCTCCTCCAACTCTTCTCCTCCAACGTTCTCCAGGTCCTCCAACCCATCCTCATGTCCTCCAACCTCCTTGACCTCCTCCACCCCACATCCTCCAACCTCCTTGAGGTCCTCCAACTCTTGTCCTCAACCCTCTTTGAGGTCCTCCAACCCATCCCAACCTCCCCCAACCTCCTCAACCTCCTTGAACTCTTGTCCTCCAACCTCCTTGATGTCCTCCGAGCCATGTTCTCAAAAGTTGAGGTCCTCCAACCCATCCCAACCTTCTCCAACCTCCTCCACCCCACATCCTCCAACCTCCTTGAGGTCCTCCAAGCCATGTCCTCAAAGGTTGAGGTCCTCCAACCCATCTCTACCTCCTCCAACCTCCTCAACCTCCTCCAACCCATGTCCTCCACCCCCGTTGAGGTCCTCCAACCCATCCCAACCTCCTCCAACCTCCTCCAACTCTTCTCCTCCAACGTTCTCCAGGTCCTCCAACCCATCCTCATGTCCTCCAACCTCCTTGACCTCCTCCACCCCACATCCTCCAACGTCCTCCAGGTCCTCCAAcccatccccacctcctccaTCCTCCAAGAACTCTTCCAACCCATGTCCTCAAAGCTCATCGAGGTCCTCCAAGCCATGTCCTCAAACCTCGAGGTCCTCCACCCCATCCCAACCTCCTCCAACCTCTTCAAGGTCCTCCAACTCTTGGCCTCCAACCTCCTTGACCTCCACCCCACATCCTCCAATGTCCTTGAGGTCCTCCAAGCCATGTTCTCAAACCTTGAGGTCCTCCACCCCATCCCAACCTTCTCCAACCTCCTCCAACCCATGTCCTCCAATGTCCTCCAGTTCCTCCACCCCATCTCCACCTCCTCCAACCTCCTCCAGGTCCTCCAACTCTTGGCCTCCAATGTCTTCAAGCTCCTCCACCCCATCCCAACCTCCTCCAACCTCCTCCAACTCTTGTCCTCCAACCTCTTTGAGGTCCTCCAAGCCATGTCCTCCACCCTTGAGGTCCTCCAACCCATCCCAACCTTCTCCAACCTCCTCCACCCCACATCCTCCAACCTCCTTGAGGTCCTCCAACTCTTGCCCTCCAACCTTGATGTCCTCCAACCCATCCCAACCTCCTCCAACCTCCTCAACCTCCTCCAACCCACATCCTCCAACCTCCTCGAGGTTCTCCAAGCCATGTCCTCAAACCTTGACGTCCtccaccccatccccatgtcctcCAACCTCATTGACCTCCTCCAACTCTTCTCCTCCACCCTCCTTGAGGtcctccaccccctccccacctcctccaccctcctccacctcttctcctcccccctccccgaccTCCTCCaacccctccccacccccttgcCCTTactccctctccccccacgacctcctcctcctccccgacGGCTCCCCCCCGGGCCTCCCGGCCACCCGCTCCATTTTGGCCACCTCCTCCCCCGTTTTGGAAGCCATGCTGGCCGGCTCCTTCCCCGAGGCCCACCAGGACGCCGTGGCCTTCCTCCaggccccccgccgccccctcctcctcctcctccactacCTCCACGGCTGCCGgggccccccctgcccccaatTGTCCCCCCCAATCCACCCGGGGGCGGCCGACGGCGCCGTGGCCTTGGCCCGCCGCTACCTGGTGGCCGGTTTGGAGGGGACGCTGGCCACCGCCTTGGTGGCCCCCCCGGCCACCCTCTGGGCCCTGGCCGAGCGTTGGGCTTGCGTCCCCTTGGCCACCAGGGCCACCGGGCTCCTCCTGGccgggtcccccccccgggTGGCCCGGAGCCTGGCCCAGGTGGCCCGGGTGGCCCGGTGGCCGGGGATTTTGGCCAAGGCCTTGGCGGTCGCCTTGAGCCCCCCCGGGCTGGGGCCCCGCTTGGAAATgggggagccctggggggggggggaccccttGGTGGGGCCGTTTCGGGGTTTTGGGGACCTGcggggaggttttggggacccccccgagGATTTGGGGGACACCTCCGAGGATTttggggaccccaaggggggttttggggacccCCAGCAGGATTTTGGGGACTCTCagggggggtttggggacccCCAGCGGGATTTTGGGGACCCCgaggggggttttggggactcccagggggattttggggaccTCCAGATggattttggggacccccccgagGATTTTGGGGACCTCCAGGAGGACCTCAAGGAGGTTGA